A single window of Drosophila suzukii chromosome 3, CBGP_Dsuzu_IsoJpt1.0, whole genome shotgun sequence DNA harbors:
- the LOC108020637 gene encoding tRNA modification GTPase GTPBP3, mitochondrial gives MALLRNASNGFWGSFRRFASSGCTIYSLSSGHVKCGVSVIRVSGPQTKKALRAIVANKEYEPKARQAYLKSFYHPASKEMIDRGLLLWFPGPASFTGEDSCEFQVHGSLAVIAAMLDALGKVDGLRPAEAGEFTKRAFFGGKLDLTEVEGLADLIHAETEAQRKQALLQSTGALARLYDNWRRRLIRCAAHLEAYIDFAEEEQIEGGIILQLTKELKAVRSEIREHLSDQRQGELLRDGVRTVIIGAPNVGKSSLLNLLCQRSVSIVTDQAGTTRDIIETMHNFGGYPVVFSDTAGLRRFTTDSIEQEGMQRAKDCLAQSDLILLLADAKNITQLSHDDAVAPFVDSYLGELDIPLDMCSGKRLQLVANKTDTLSDEETQQLHKLSNVLPISCHKPDKMPAFLGSLEKQLQELCGEPRAENPRITNSRYRQQLERCIENIDIFLRDYRPDVYPDMAIAASKLRNAVRCIERITGHISCEDILDVVFKDFCIGK, from the exons ATGGCGCTCCTGAGAAACGCCTCCAACGGTTTTTGGGGCAGCTTCCGTCGGTTCGCCAGCAGCGGATGTACGATCTACAGCCTCAGTTCCGGTCATGTCAAGTGCGGTGTGTCCGTAATCCGCGTCTCTGGGCCGCAAACAAAGAAGGCACTCCGAGCCATTGTCGCCAATAAAGAATATGAACCAAAG GCTCGCCAAGCGTATTTGAAATCCTTCTACCATCCTGCTAGCAAGGAGATGATTGATAGAGGACTCTTACTTTGGTTTCCGGGACCGGCTTCCTTTACTGGCGAGGATTCGTGCGAGTTCCAGGTTCACGGATCCCTGGCTGTGATTGCCGCCATGCTGGATGCACTGGGAAAAGTGGATGGTCTGAGGCCAGCGGAAGCAGGAGAGTTCACCAAAAGAGCCTTCTTCGGTGGCAAACTGGATTTGACAGAGGTGGAGGGATTAGCCGATCTCATACATGCCGAAACGGAGGCACAAAGGAAGCAG GCCTTGCTGCAGAGCACTGGAGCACTGGCGCGCCTCTACGACAACTGGCGCCGCCGACTTATTCGGTGTGCCGCCCACTTGGAGGCCTATATAGACTTTGCCGAGGAGGAGCAGATCGAGGGCGGCATTATCCTTCAACTCACCAAAGAACTGAAGGCGGTGAGGAGTGAGATTCGCGAGCATTTGAGTGATCAGCGACAGGGCGAGCTCCTCCGTGATGGAGTTCGCACGGTCATCATCGGAGCACCCAATGTTGGCAAGAGCAGTCTTCTGAATCTCCTCTGCCAGCGATCCGTGTCCATAGTGACGGATCAGGCGGGGACTACCCGTGATATTATAGAAACAATGCACAATTTCGGGGGATACCCGGTGGTGTTTTCGGATACAGCCGGACTACGCCGATTTACTACGGATAGTATAGAACAGGAGGGAATGCAGAGGGCCAAGGACTGCCTGGCTCAATCTGATTTGATATTGCTCCTTGCAGATGCCAAGAATATCACACAACTGTCCCACGATGACGCTGTTGCACCATTTGTGGATAGTTATCTGGGGGAACTGGATATACCACTGGACATGTGCTCGGGAAAACGCCTGCAATTGGTGGCCAATAAAACGGACACCCTTTCGGATGAAGAAACCCAGCAGTTGCACAAGCTATCCAATGTCTTGCCCATATCCTGTCATAAGCCCGATAAGATGCCCGCTTTTCTGGGATCTCTGGAGAAGCAGCTGCAGGAACTGTGTGGTGAGCCACGGGCGGAGAATCCACGCATCACAAACTCACGCTACCGGCAACAACTGGAGCGCTGCATAGAGAACATAGACATATTTCTGAGAGATTACAGACCCGATGTTTACCCGGACATGGCCATTGCCGCCTCCAAGCTGCGCAACGCCGTACGCTGCATCGAACGCATCACCGGGCACATTAGCTGCGAAGATATACTCGACGTCGTCTTCAAAGACTTTTGTATTGGAAAGTAA
- the LOC108020643 gene encoding uncharacterized protein, whose protein sequence is MVNIHGCTRMMVNRCIELLRARIECASTRHIARRYQLPRDQGKALAQYLPEEQVVRERQKADIYKKNKRRSMWEQDEGHGGRVSGRDNQERFDDEQYRPRELEKRNYDCTWINFPESVAAKQSRRKSYLDVIEDETPRRRRSQEDRPNTAKPWDDEARAFINQWETNTAMINRNRFARTTDSCPPPIVSSRMSNAYRTRKRQFLY, encoded by the exons ATGGTGAACATCCACGGCTGTACCCGGATGATGGTGAACCGCTGCATCGAGCTGCTCCGCGCAAGAATCGAGTGCGCCTCGACGCGCCACATCGCCAGGCGGTACCAGCTTCCCCGGGATCAGGGTAAGGCTCTAGCCCAATACCTACCCGAGGAGCAGGTGGTCAGGGAGCGGCAGAAGGCGGACATCTACAAGAAGAACAAGCGGCGCTCCATGTGGGAGCAGGACGAGGGCCACGGCGGTCGAGTCTCCGGAAGGGACAACCAGGAGCGCTTCGATGACGAGCAGTACCGACCGCGGGAACTGGAGAAGCGCAACTACGACTGCACCTGGATCAATTTTCCGGAGAGTGTGGCGGCCAAGCAAAGCCGCAGAAAAAGCTACTTGGATGTAATCGAGGATGAGACGCCTCGACGTCGCAGAAGTCAG GAAGACCGACCGAATACCGCAAAACCGTGGGATGATGAGGCCCGCGCTTTTATCAACCAATGGGAAACCAATACAGCCATGATCAATCGAAACCGATTTGCCCGGACCACTGATTCATGTCCGCCACCTATTGTATCTTCCCGGATGTCCAACGCGTATCGCACCCGAAAACGCCAGTTCTTATACTAG
- the LOC108020648 gene encoding uncharacterized protein, giving the protein MRSTILVLLWFGTIASVQGNHTHLLESSLENRVLSRRVRGLIFPDKAQVLLTAALTKIILGARPSGLQYSLEFDMYIPLPDSIEGWQPKILKRFRPKPTPKRRYDWSYYKRPAYPYYTTPYKHAYYTSPAVNRGSLYQTKTSPAFNRDSFYKTTWSASSPLNRKNFYQSKEHVYKASPTLNRDSFYQTPWSLSSTSKYEKQYQPHEEVYESWAHVPSWKLNRGYRERREIFDQFEAMGKVFQLDLRSCIKRAMCELRAKFNEGHDQGFLLEDLMRIVLTVPEEIADDKYRHRMDIQDCARFYSPSCPYNVLDFLTQSGKKM; this is encoded by the exons ATGAGGTCCACGATTCTGGTACTTCTTTGGTTCGGAACCATTGCTTCGGTTCAGGGGAACCACACTCATCTGCTGGAGTCCTCTCTGGAGAATCGCGTTCTATCGCGACGGGTGAGGGGCTTAATATTTCCGGACAAGGCCCAGGTTCTCCTGACCGCCGCCCTCACCAAAATCATTTTGGGTGCTCGACCTAGTGGGCTTCAGTATAGTCTGGAGTTCGACATGTACATCCCATTGCCCGACTCTATTGAGGGTTGGCAGCCCAAGATTCTGAAGAGGTTCAGGCCAAAGCCCACGCCAAAACGTCGATATGATTGGTCTTATTACAAAAGACCTGCTTATCCCTATTACACCACGCCTTATAAACATGCATATTACACCAG CCCCGCTGTTAATCGAGGATCCCTTTACCAAACTAAAACTAG tCCTGCCTTCAATAGGGATTCCTTTTACAAAACTACTTGGAGTGCATCTTCGCCTTTAAATCGCAAGAACTTCTACCAATCCAAGGAACATGTCTATAAGGCGAG cCCCACATTAAACCGCGATTCATTTTATCAAACCCCCTGGAGTTTATCTTCCACTAGTAAATATGAGAAGCAGTATCAACCGCATGAAGAGGTTTATGAATCCTGGGCTCATGTGCCCAGTTGGAAATTAAATCGTGGATATAGAGAGCGCCGAGAGATTTTTGATCAATTTGAGGCCATGGGAAAAGT TTTCCAGTTAGATCTTAGGTCATGTATTAAGAGAGCCATGTGCGAATTGAGGGCCAAATTCAATGAAGGTCATGACCAGGGTTTTCTCTTGGAGGATCTTATGCGAATCGTCTTAAC AGTGCCCGAGGAGATAGCCGACGATAAGTACAGGCACCGCATGGACATCCAGGATTGTGCCCGATTCTATTCCCCAAGTTGCCCTTACAATGTTTTGGACTTTCTCACCCAGAGTGGTAAAAAAATGTGA
- the LOC108020641 gene encoding uncharacterized protein: MAISGVNPSRALLLRPAAMVKGAVNSCVRFASGCEKGEGENRCPKVLTKFPCGKPDIQAPPKKKPKMVQSVSMWLNPFCDPDDTTCPFNPRFDDIYYVESDKAKRKYWQTWVACPPIQIKPKKICCFAKAKPAPIKRRKPSAKPSTACPQPCPDKTEEDCPRLARRCHRDGRRPPSCKRERGPLPCVKPRTPYPSFSECQRLRPGALPLKECTCLVKPMLCEVWAEFRRRAICKKNN; encoded by the coding sequence ATGGCAATTAGTGGTGTGAATCCCTCTCGGGCCCTGCTCCTCCGTCCCGCCGCAATGGTAAAGGGTGCGGTGAACAGCTGTGTGCGATTCGCTTCTGGTTGTGAGAAGGGTGAGGGAGAAAACCGATGCCCCAAGGTGCTGACCAAGTTCCCCTGCGGAAAACCCGATATCCAGGCGCCACCCAAGAAGAAGCCCAAGATGGTTCAGTCGGTGTCGATGTGGCTCAATCCATTCTGCGATCCCGATGACACCACTTGTCCGTTCAATCCACGCTTCGATGACATCTACTACGTGGAGTCGGACAAGGCCAAGCGAAAGTACTGGCAGACGTGGGTGGCCTGTCCGCCCATCCAGATCAAACCCAAGAAGATTTGCTGTTTTGCCAAGGCCAAGCCGGCGCCCATCAAGCGCAGGAAGCCCTCGGCCAAGCCCTCCACAGCGTGTCCCCAGCCCTGTCCCGATAAAACGGAGGAGGACTGCCCCCGGCTGGCGCGTCGCTGCCATCGCGATGGTCGTCGACCTCCGTCGTGCAAGCGGGAAAGGGGACCTCTGCCCTGTGTGAAGCCCCGTACCCCGTATCCCTCTTTCTCCGAGTGCCAGCGCCTCAGGCCCGGCGCCCTGCCCTTGAAGGAGTGCACCTGCCTGGTGAAACCGATGCTCTGCGAGGTTTGGGCCGAGTTTCGCCGTAGAGCCATTTGCAAGAAAAATAACTAA
- the LOC108020642 gene encoding uncharacterized protein: MVHRVLTWLLLLLTLLFTIDLVVSHTRNIYTTDGSRLGLSRSIKILDGNSNSSFTPLSRSKRLAIYNGQGIVKLVPSLAYPVKQADKDQSFWWFFNIQGQWIPTTVPLYWWSFWNTTAFVSTAREWRKDIQAKVMHDEARSWVYNAIEIGMEQLDGAYGGVCLLRSICEISQKPFQNSNIFSEIVNEVLVPSLDNVGSKYLHARDAGRGEADCERTYSDCNPLLWTLVKNMAKNPF, translated from the exons ATGGTCCACAGGGTTCTCACCTGGCTTTTGCTGCTCCTAACTTTGCTATTCACTATCGATCTGGTGGTAAGCCACACTAGAAATATTTATACTACAGATGGAAGCCGTTTGGGATTAAGCAGAAGTATCAAAATATTAGATGGAAACAGTAACAGCAGTTTTACTCCTTTGAGTAGATCGAAACGTTTGGCTATCTACAATGGCCAGGGAATTGTCAAG TTGGTCCCGAGCTTAGCGTATCCCGTGAAACAGGCCGACAAGGACCAATCCTTTTGGTGGTTTTTCAACATACAGGGCCAGTGGATTCCCACCACCGTTCCTCTCTACTGGTGGAGCTTCTGGAACACCACCGCCTTTGTGTCCACAGCTCGGGAGTGGCGCAAGGACATTCAGGCGAAGGTTATGCACGACGAGGCACGATCCTGGGTGTACAATGCCATCGAAATAGGCATGGAGCA ATTGGATGGAGCATATGGAGGAGTCTGCCTGCTGAGAAGCATATGCGAAATCTCTCAGAAACCCTTTCAGAACAGCAATATCTTCAGCGAGATTGTAAACGAAGTGTTGGT ACCCAGCCTGGACAATGTGGGCAGTAAGTATTTGCACGCCCGGGATGCCGGACGTGGAGAAGCCGATTGCGAACGGACCTACAGCGACTGCAATCCACTGCTCTGGACCCTTGTCAAGAACATGGCCAAGAATCCGTTTTAA
- the LOC108020653 gene encoding uncharacterized protein, which yields MYRAKLQNVGNLSQVTLLLITLVRPINGVLLYPASTTLQITSSISIPADLNTRTKVFVDMGFQMNYNLPATVSAFYNSTIWADELARRQKRQLDNRLDANLQQEYLEDLTHPSDFTAGQLYKGLEGMLETYGFHRSCLLRSVCELALHPFAEDHFYGMVTQVITFLLTPSQHEGFSEDEQHYRDKYEKAEQIGFLGGQCHRSYPSCKIDIINLATRLVR from the exons ATGTATCGCGCAAAGCTTCAGAACGTTGGAAATCTCAGCCAGGTCACCCTGCTGCTGATCACCTTGGTTCGCCCGATTAATGGAGTTCTCCTATATCCTGCTTCAACAACACTCCAGATTACCTCATCCATCTCCATTCCCGCCGATCTTAACACCCGGACGAAAGTGTTTGTTGATATGGGCTTTCAAATGAACTATAACCTTCCTGCGACGGTTTCTGCCTTCTACAATTCCACTATCTGGGCTGATGAACTGGCCCGTAGGCAAAAGCGCCAGTTGGACAACAGGCTGGATGCAAATCTTCAGCAGGAGTATCTGGAGGATTTGACGCATCCGAGTGACTTTACGGCCGGGCAACTGTACAAGGGTCTGGAGGGCATGCTGGAGACCTACGGCTTCCATAGATCCTGCCTGCTGCGCAGTGTCTGCGAGTTGGCCCTCCATCCCTTTGCCGAAGACCATTTCTACGGAATGGTCACCCAGGTCATCACTTTCCTGCTCAC ACCCTCCCAACACGAAGGTTTCTCCGAAGATGAGCAGCATTATCGAGATAAATACGAGAAAGCCGAACAGATTGGCTTCCTTGGGGGTCAATGCCATCGCTCATATCCCAGCTGTAAAATAGATATAATAAACCTAGCCACTCGACTGGTCAGATGA
- the LOC108020651 gene encoding uncharacterized protein, whose translation MYLPSVHFIGVLLSLWNIPIRAEFPLLFPAASVYQVTSSLSVPVVIPDRKLFWDWGIQMNYALPAQPSSFYAATIWPDEFSRRGRRHLRNETAKYLPGGVSTIHPSDFTAGELYESLENMLVRYGFDESCLLRSVCELARHPFKDIENNMLTALLTFTLTPSLHEAFGPTENLYREVYEQAEQQGFLGKDCGHLYSNCSVDFLSGISSLLS comes from the exons ATGTATCTCCCAAGTGTCCACTTCATTGGAGTTCTGCTGTCGTTATGGAACATTCCCATAAGGGCAGAATTCCCTTTGCTCTTTCCGGCAGCATCCGTTTACCAGGTCACCTCCTCGCTTTCGGTGCCCGTGGTCATTCCGGATCGCAAACTCTTCTGGGATTGGGGCATTCAGATGAACTATGCCCTACCCGCTCAGCCGTCCTCCTTCTACGCAGCCACCATTTGGCCAGATGAGTTCTCACGACGGGGAAGGCGTCATTTGCGGAATGAGACCGCAAAGTATCTGCCCGGAGGAGTTTCGACTATTCATCCCAGCGACTTTACGGCCGGAGAGCTGTACGAGAGCCTGGAGAACATGCTCGTCCGATATGGTTTCGATGAGTCCTGCCTCCTGCGAAGTGTTTGTGAACTGGCCCGACATCCTTTCAAAGACATCGAAAACAACATGCTCACCGCTCTGTTGACTTTTACACTGAC TCCCTCTTTGCACGAGGCTTTTGGCCCCACAGAAAATCTCTACCGTGAAGTTTACGAACAGGCCGAACAACAGGGATTTCTAGGAAAGGATTGTGGTCATCTTTATTCCAATTGCTCCGTGGACTTCCTCAGTGGCATCAGCAGCCTGTTGAGCTGA
- the LOC108005706 gene encoding uncharacterized protein — protein sequence MKLGWLTWGMLTILLTRQSQSLIWPASSNLGLTLSVSTPIAELFPERRILIDWCFAISYNYPYNLTEFYSIPIWPGFANYKAKRDVPQLELTDESFYTKYGHDTGNGMHPKDFSAGELYAFLEDTLAGYGFHETCLLRSVCELAQHPFDDNHQHLLSDIVTFVLSPSQHEGFRDDEHVYRNAYELAEQDGFLGRDCLRLYSHCKHDLLKLMSQVIFH from the exons ATGAAACTAGGTTGGTTAACTTGGGGTATGTTAACTATCCTTCTGACAAGACAATCGCAATCTCTTATTTGGCCAGCCTCTTCTAATTTGGGT TTGACCCTTTCGGTGTCCACACCCATTGCTGAACTATTCCCAGAGCGTCGTATACTGATCGATTGGTGCTTTGCCATCTCCTACAATTATCCGTACAACCTAACTGAGTTCTATAGCATACCCATATGGCCGGGGTTTGCTAACTATAAAGCGAAACGTGACGTTCCTCAACTGGAACTCACGGATGAGAGTTTTTATACCAAATACGGACATGATACAGGGAATGGTATGCACCCCAAGGACTTTTCGGCTGGGGAACTCTATGCCTTTCTTGAGGACACACTAGCGGGATACGGCTTTCATGAGACTTGCTTGCTAAGAAGTGTTTGTGAATTGGCCCAGCATCCCTTCGATGATAACCATCAACACTTGCTTAGCGACATTGTTACTTTTGTCCTGAg CCCCTCCCAACACGAAGGTTTTCGGGATGACGAACATGTATACAGAAATGCCTACGAACTGGCCGAGCAAGATGGATTTCTGGGTCGGGATTGTTTGAGATTATATTCCCATTGCAAGCACGATCTTTTAAAACTCATGAGTCAAGTCATATTTCACTAG
- the LOC108005709 gene encoding uncharacterized protein, protein MLRAKLFILLVLYAVFWPSLGDDLGRYKKSQLKDVVPRVFNRRRRAVLFPPGSFLKFTCSFATGLLATYPKGITFVLEEAVYFPVPGTVEDIYPKKFLPKTTTKKPEKLPDSIVYIPGTDWRFKAQTLPKPKWRQPPPKTHRIDDDSYANPFKWQKWNQEQKWQNYKWKETDPNKAKWSKWTTPSPRWENKWKKPSWEFHHYHGHRDRRSLFDRFTKLSSLIGIDVKSCILRTICDSKKLLLPPGYSMLQDMLRVVFTMPRMDGLEDEYSRIMDQDPEDCAADLKSKCNMNLLIWLLSGRVE, encoded by the exons ATGCTACGAGCCAAGCTCTTTATCTTGTTGGTGCTGTATGCCGTTTTTTGGCCAAGTTTGGGAGATGATCTTGGCAGGTACAAGAAATCCCAACTAAAAGACGTAGTGCCTAGAGTTTTTAACCGAAGGAGAAGAGCAGTGTTGTTTCCGCCGGGGTCGTTTTTAAAGTTCACCTGCTCCTTTGCCACAGGTCTGCTGGCCACCTATCCGAAAGGTATAACATTCGTCTTGGAAGAAGCTGTTTATTTCCCAGTTCCCGGAACTGTTGAGGATATATACCCCAAGAAATTTCTGCCCAAGACCACGACCAAAAAACCGGAAAAGCTGCCCGATTCCATAGTTTACATACCCGGTACCGATTGGCGTTTCAAGGCACAGACGTTGCCCAAACCTAAATGGAGACAACCGCCTCCGAAGACTCATCGTATCGATGATGATAGCTATGCTAATCCGTTCAAGTGGCAAAAGTGGAATCAGGAACAAAAATGGCAGAATTATAAGTGGAAAGAAACCGATCCAAACAAGGCAAAGTGGTCGAAATGGACTACGCCCTCTCCAAGATGGgaaaacaaatggaaaaagCCATCTTGGGAGTTCCACCATTACCATGGCCATAGAGATCGCAGATCATTATTTGATCGCTTTACCAAATTGAGTTCACT GATTGGCATAGATGTTAAGTCTTGTATTTTACGCACCATCTGCGATAGCAAAAAATTACTCCTGCCACCTGGTTATTCCATGCTTCAGGATATGTTGCGTGTGGTTTTCAC TATGCCCCGTATGGATGGCTTGGAAGATGAATATAGTCGTATAATGGACCAAGACCCCGAGGACTGTGCAGCGGATTTAAAATCTAAGTGTAACATGAATTTATTGATTTGGCTGCTGAGCGGCAGAGTGGAATAA
- the LOC108005710 gene encoding uncharacterized protein: protein MRVDLLIFLSFIHLTIAQVESNHTELNHVLDRVFSRRKRFVLFPPGSNLKFTGQLSKGLISAYPRGVAMNIEQACYYPVPTKREDVYPKRYRQRTTTTEKPKTTTEPTYVWIPGTNWRFKATPLQKPKPIKLHQRIDVRPPKPSYMDPSKWAHWSKYGNRYENWTPAKHNYEKYSQPGRWSKWTTQSPKWSKRWYRSADGEYYDPEVEPYEDVRSQPLDDPYDPDMSLHETAHYPELAHIKDLRHYNGHRDRRQLFEHFDGFSKLLGIDAKACVLRAICDSKRLLLPRGYSMIHDIVRLVFTLPTASGVEDDYSRIMHMDAEDCDRQFRDSCKLNILAWLMGGKWN, encoded by the exons ATGCGTGTCGATCTGTTGATCTTCTTGAGTTTTATCCATTTAACTATAGCTCAAGTGGAGTCGAACCACACGGAGCTAAATCATGTGTTGGATCGTGTTTTTTCGCGTCGAAAGCGCTTTGTGTTATTTCCGCCTGGATCAAATTTAAAGTTTACCGGGCAACTGAGTAAAGGACTTATCTCAGCCTATCCCAGAGGAGTGGCCATGAATATCGAGCAGGCCTGCTATTATCCTGTGCCCACAAAACGCGAGGATGTGTACCCGAAGCGATATCGTCAGAGAACTACGACTACGGAGAAACCCAAGACCACCACGGAACCCACTTACGTTTGGATACCGGGAACTAACTGGAGGTTTAAAGCCACGCCTCTGCAGAAACCCAAGCCAATAAAACTGCACCAACGCATTGATGTGAGGCCCCCGAAGCCTTCTTACATGGATCCTTCCAAATGGGCACATTGGTCAAAATACGGTAACCGATATGAAAATTGGACGCCAGCAAAACATAACTATGAGAAATACAGCCAACCCGGTAGATGGAGCAAGTGGACCACGCAGTCGCCCAAGTGGTCAAAACGTTGGTATAGATCTGCTGATGGGGAATACTACGATCCCGAGGTGGAACCTTATGAGGATGTGAGGTCGCAGCCACTTGATGACCCCTACGATCCCGATATGTCACTCCATGAAACCGCTCACTATCCAGAACTGGCGCATATCAAGGACCTTCGACATTACAACGGACATCGTGATCGCAGGCAGCTGTTCGAACACTTTGATGGGTTCAGTAAGCT TCTGGGAATCGATGCTAAAGCCTGTGTTCTGAGAGCCATTTGTGATAGTAAGCGTCTACTTTTGCCTCGAGGATATTCCATGATACACGATATTGTGAGACTAGTGTTTAC ATTACCCACCGCATCCGGCGTGGAGGATGACTATTCTCGGATCATGCACATGGATGCGGAGGATTGCGATCGTCAGTTTCGGGATTCTTGTAAGCTGAACATTCTGGCCTGGCTAATGGGCGGCAAGTGGAACTAA
- the LOC108005707 gene encoding uncharacterized protein encodes MSTRKKRSSISSISYKVENSPIGNCCLKVLTLVLLLANLADALKAGESIQLATGSPSLGINNADSSLEQLIEMRLNESASSSVQSNQSQELLSRKRRYLVFPEGSSFQMVYDEIVGVVDHTNYLILGITVALAWELPSKPPSEELDDLLTKLEDGTIDISRNDTVSNITYVDDASDSSSSTTTTSKPPDYKPNYINLSSYGGSSSGGNSYYSSSPVFRTPMHPSHQYADSYYHRPKGGRRKDNHYYYTRPGVSSSNPFSKWARPYTPAQNSRYPYWALNSRLKNRYYGYKTQQAAPPAANRRQDSRTTTTSTTSRPTRRPAPRHHRIYPVFGKRSIPDAANPHQRQRRSGVATEHEDKLSRLEQLQIKHHRRSRQALYERVEKYLDKRGHHGHHCVLRTLCETGQKSGEEEPGTFVGELMRAVFTIPEAMDNEPVAYRDTHYDKAHASKQDCAALYPGCKQSMWQAQFIQ; translated from the exons ATGTCGACGCGGAAAAAGAGAAGCTCCATCAGCTCTATCAGCTATAAAGTGGAAAATTCCCCCATAGGTAATTGCTGCCTGAAAGTCCTGACTTTAGTTCTGCTTCTGGCCAACTTGGCCGACGCACTGAAGGCCGGGGAATCCATCCAGTTGGCAACCGGCAGCCCATCACTGGGCATAAACAATGCAGACAGCAGCCTGGAGCAGCTCATCGAGATGCGGCTGAATGAGTCGGCCTCCTCATCCGTCCAGAGCAACCAGTCGCAGGAGCTGTTGTCCCGGAAACGACGCTATTTGGTATTTCCGGAGGGCAGCTCCTTTCAGATGG TGTACGACGAAATTGTGGGAGTGGTGGACCATACGAACTACTTGATTCTGGGCATTACGGTGGCTCTGGCCTGGGAGCTGCCCAGCAAGCCCCCCAGCGAGGAGCTGGACGACCTGCTCACCAAGTTGGAGGACGGCACCATAGACATCAGTCGCAACGACACCGTGTCGAACATAACCTATGTGGATGACGCCTCGGACTCGTCCTCCTCCACGACCACCACGAGCAAGCCTCCGGACTACAAGCCCAACTACATCAACTTGTCGAGTTACGGCGGCTCCTCGAGTGGCGGCAACTCCTACTACAGCTCCTCGCCCGTTTTCCGCACCCCGATGCATCCGTCGCATCAATACGCCGACAGCTATTACCACCGCCCAAAGGGGGGCAGGAGGAAGGACAACCACTACTACTACACACGACCCGGGGTCAGCTCCAGCAATCCGTTTTCCAAGTGGGCGCGGCCCTACACTCCCGCCCAGAACTCGCGCTATCCCTACTGGGCACTCAACTCaag ACTCAAAAATCGCTACTATGGGTACAAAACTCAGCAGGCTGCGCCACCGGCGGCGAATCGTCGACAGGACAGCAGGACAACCACAACCAGCACAACTAGTCGACCCACTCGGAGACCGGCACCTCGCCATCATCGCATATATCCGGTGTTTGGAAAGCGCAGCATTCCGGATGCAGCCAATCCGCATCAACGTCAGCGACGCAGTGGAGTGGCCACCGAGCACGAGGACAAGTTGAGTCGCCTGGAGCAGCTCCAGATCAAGCACCATCGCAGGAGCCGACAGGCGTTGTATGAGCGAGTGGAGAAGTATCTGGATAA ACGAGGTCACCATGGCCACCACTGCGTACTGCGAACCCTCTGCGAGACTGGTCAGAAATCGGGGGAGGAGGAGCCCGGCACCTTTGTGGGCGAACTGATGCGAGCAGTGTTTACCATTCCGGAAGCCATGGACAACGAACCGGTTGCCTATCGCGACACCCACTACGACAAGGCCCACGCCTCCAAGCAGGACTGTGCCGCCCTCTACCCGGGATGCAAACAGTCCATGTGGCAGGCCCAGTTCATACAATAA